In one Lycorma delicatula isolate Av1 chromosome 5, ASM4794821v1, whole genome shotgun sequence genomic region, the following are encoded:
- the LOC142325845 gene encoding LIM domain-binding protein 2-like: MVTHHGKPMFTKVCTEGRLILEFTFDDLMRIKSWHLAVRTHRELVPRSVVGMHSQQDPAMLDQLSKNITRQGITNSTLNYLRLCVILEPMQELMSRHKAYALSPCDCLKTTLFQKWQRMVAPPESQRPANKRRKRKGSQGGGAANSTPPVPNKKRSPGPNFSLASQDVMVVGEPSLMGGEFGEEDERLITRLENTQYDANSLDHDAHTFSDSPLAGGGGPNSWGGGGPVGDRGPPQGNTPSSQDSDKKSPAVSQ, from the exons ATGGTGACGCATCATGGGAAACCAATGTTCACCAAG GTTTGTACAGAAGGCAGATTAATTCTTGAATTTACATTTGACGACTTAATGAGAATTAAATCATGGCATCTGGCAGTAAGGACGCACAGAGAATTAGTACCAAGGTCAGTTGTGGGAATGCATTCTCAGCAAGACCCAGCCATGCTAGatcaattatcaaaaaacatCACACGACAAGGGATTACTAATTCAACTCTCAACTACCTCagg CTATGTGTAATACTGGAGCCAATGCAGGAGTTGATGTCCAGGCATAAAGCTTATGCTCTGTCGCCATGTGACTGCCTCAAGACAACACTCTTCCAGAAATGGCAGAGGATGGTAGCGCCGCCGG aatCCCAAAGGCCAGCAAATAAAAGACGTAAAAGGAAGGGTTCTCAAGGTGGTGGAGCTGCTAATAGTACACCACCTGTACCAAACAAGAAACGTTCACCAGGACCCAACTTTTCATTAGCCTCTCAG GATGTGATGGTAGTAGGGGAGCCATCATTAATGGGAGGTGAATTTGGAGAAGAAGATGAACGGTTAATAACACGGCTGGAGAACACACAGTACGATGCAAATTCTCTAGATCATGATGCCCACACATTCTCGGACTCACCGTTAGCTGGCGGTGGTGGACCTAATTCGTGGGGTGGAGGGGGACCTGTTGGGGATCGGGGACCTCCTCAGGGTAATACACCCTCTAGCCAGGACTCAGACAAAAAATCCCCAGCAGTGAGCCAGTGA